GGCCGAGCGACGCCTCGGAATCGGTGTCGATGGCGACGACCACCACGTCCGCGGGGCGGGGCAGGGTGCCGCGCACGGTGAACCAGCCGTCGTACACGCGCCGCTCCAGCGCGCGCCCCACCCGCGCCTCCGCGACGGCCAGCGCCAGCAGCGGCGCCAGGAGCGCGACGGCCGCGAGCAGCATTGTGCGGCGCTGGGGCAGATTCAAGTTCATTCTACAGCGAGGAAAAAGCGATCTCACGCAGAGCCGCAGAGACGCAGAAAGAGAGAAAAACGAGAGCCGTTCTCGGTTTTTCTCTGCGGCTCTGCGTCTCTGCGTGAGGCCTGTTGTTGTCGTTCTCGATGGACGTTAGAACGCGCGGCTCAGGCGGATGCGCATCACCAGCTCGCGGGTGTCCAGACCGGGGGCGCGCCGATCGGTGTAGTCCACCACGCCCGCGGTGAGGGAGAGCAGCGCATCTTGGCGCCAGGCGAACTCGCCGCCGCCCAGCACCTCCGCGCGGGTGTAGCGCGGGCCCGCCGCCCCGGCGGACCCGGGGCTGCGCGCGGCGGTGAGCCCGCCGTCGAAGCGCGCCGCCCAGCGCTCCGTCAATTGCCGCCGCCCGAAGGCCGTCAGCCGGTCGAAGGTGGTGCTGCCGTCGGGCAGGCCGGGGAACTCGGCGCGGTTCTGGCCCGCCATCAGCGAAAAGCTGGTGCCGCGCGATTCCGTTTCTCCCTGCACGCCCGCGAGGACGTACAGATCGCGCGTGGCGGAGAGCGGATTGGCGGGATCGCTCCGCTCCACCCAAGTGCCGTTGACGCTCACCCGGGTGCGGAACGAGGCGAGCAGCCCCACGGGCACCATCACCCCGCCGGACGCGGCCAGGGTGGATTCGTCCAGCGCGCCGGGGGTGCCCGCCGCCAAGCCGTTGGCGCGCGTGGCCAGGCGCAGCGAGCCCGTGAGCAGCAGGTCGCGCGGGGCCTGCCAGGTGACCGAGGCGAACCCGCCCTGGCCGCGCCGTGTCGCGGGCGCGGAGCCGTCCAGGTTGTCGCGGTCCTGCTCGTACCCGGCCGTCACGAAGAGCGCGTCACCGAATATCGAGAACGAGTCGCGCACCCGCAGCCCGCGCCAGTCGCGCTGCAGGCCGGGGTGGCCCATCGTCAGGTAGTCCATCCCCACCGACCGCCACTCCGCCGAAAACAGGTGCCCGCCGGCGCGCACGCTGGCCCGCGCCTGCTGCGCCGTGCTGGTGAGCTCGCGCGGGTCCAGCGGCTGCAGCGATGCGTTCAGGATGAAGAAGCGGTCCCAGCTGGCGGGGTCCAGTTCCGGCGGATCCGCCCCCGCCGCCACGAACGCCGAGTCCAGCTCCCGCTGCGTCCGCGGCCGGAAGCTGATGTCGCGGGCCAGCAGCGAGGCCGCGTTCTCGTACTGCAGCACGATGCGGCCGCCCGCCAGGCGCAGCGACGCGTCCAGCCCCGCCACCAGGTTGTCCCGGGGCGCGGGGATGGTGGAAAAGGTCCCCGAGTCCGCCGCGGGCGGCTGGGTGCGCAGGGCGGGGATGGAGCCCACGTCGTCGCGGGCGTGCATCACCGTCAATCCCATGCGAAAGACGCCCAGCCGCAGCGACGGGCGCACGGCCAGCAGGTCCTGCTCGTACGTGCCGCGCCGCTCGATGCGCGCCGCGTCCACCGGGTCCAGCGCCCCCGGGATGGCGCGCACCGTCTGCCCCGCGACCACGCTCAGCCCCGCGAAGCCGGCGAGCAGGTCCAGCTGTCCCCCGCGCACCCGGCGGCCGGACAGGATCACGTCGTGGAGCACGGGGTTCACGTCGCCCACGGCCAGCGACAGACCGGGGATGTGCAGGTCCGCGCGAAAGCGGTTCACCGGCTGGCGGGTGGCGGTCTCGTACCCGCTCAGGTGGCCGCGGACGCTGTAGCGCCACCCCGGCCGCAGCTGCCCGCCCGCGTTCACCCACATCCGCGGAGCGAAGTCGTCCTCCCGGCGAAAGGTGCCGCCCGGGCCGCTCACGGCGTTGCCGCCCCCCTCCATCACCACGCTGCCGTGCGGCACGGCGCGGGAGGGCCGGGGGCGCTGCACCCCGGTCGGGCCCGCCAGAGGAGGCCCGGGAGCGACGGTGAAGGTCCACTCCGCGCGCGGCATCCCCGCGCCGTCGGGCGTGCGCGCGGTGACGACCACGCGGTGAGGTCCGGGCGGGAGCGGTTCCCGCGGCCGCCACGTCACCACGCCGCCGGAGCGCTCCACCTGGGCGCTGACGTCCCGCGATCCCACGTGCACCGAGACGGCGAGCGAGTCCGCGGCCGAGACCGTCGGCGGCAGCGTCACGGCCACCAGCACCTGGTGCGCCGGCACGCGCTCCCCCGGCTCCGGCGAAAGGATGATCGCGCCGGGTGCCGACTTCTCCTGCGCCCCGGCGGTCCCGGAAAGCGCCGCCGCGGCGAGGGCGGCGGCGAGCAGAAGGCGCATCCTCATGGCGTCCCCTGCACGCGGCCGCGGAGCGCATCGGCGGGCACCTGCATCATCAGCGTGCGCACGCGGCCGTCGGCGTGCTGCAGCTGCACCTCCACCCACGTCGCCCGCCCGGCGTCCGCGGCGTCCTCGCCGCCCACTTCCTCCGCGCGGCGCAGCTCCTCGCGCGTGGCGCGCCTGGCCTCGGGCGCATCCGACGGAGATCCCGCCGACGCCTGCTGCCCCGCGCCCACGTCCGTGCGCCCGGCCTGGTTGAAGAACTCCACCACGCCTTCCAGCGTGATGACGACCGTTCCTCCCGCGGAATCGATGCGCACCAGGAACTCCGTCCCCTTCACCGCGGCCACGCCGGCGGGGGTCTGGATGCGGAACTCGGAGCCGTTGCGGCGGTTGACGCGCGCCCACACCTCGCCGAACTCCAGCTGGAGCGTGCGCACCACCGCCCCGCGCTCGTCGCCGGAGGTCAGCCGCACCTGCGAGCCGGGGTTGATCCGCAGGATGGAGCCGTCGTCCGTGAACCGCAGCGCCGCGCGGGTGTTCGCCGACGTGGCCACCACGTCGCGGTTCCGCAGGCGGTCGCCCAGCTGCGCCCGGCGCTCCCCGCCGGCCGCGGGATTGATCACCATCTGCCCCTCCTGCAGCAGCCGGTACACCAGCGCCACCTCCGGCTGCTGGGCCAAGGCACGCCCGGGCACCGCGCCGAGGACGAGGATCGCCGCCGCGGCGGCCAAAATGGATCTGCGCATGGCGGCCCTCACTGGACGCGGACGGAAAGGAGGGGGACGTCCCCCGCGGCGATGGCGGCCAGCAGCGCCTCCAGTTCCGGCAGCGGGATCACCCGGCCGTCCTGCAGCCGCGCGCTCACCGGAACGAAGCCGTCCAGCTGTGGAGAAAACCCGAGAGCCCGCAGGAGGATGGCGAACGAGGGATCTCCGCCATCCGCCGCCGTCCCCCCGCCGCCCACGCGGAACCAGTAGATGGGGCTTTCGGTGGGCTCGTCACCCCCCGACGTGGCCACCTCGCGCGTCACCTGCCAGGCGTAGGTGCCCCCCGGCTCCAGCCGCACCGCCTGCACGGAGGCGGGGTACAGCGCAGAAGTGGCCGAAGTGGTCGTTTCCCACACCGGGAAGCCGCCCTGGATGGCCTCCACTGCCGAGCCTTCGCCGTCCACCCGCGCCACGCGCAGCCGGTAGCGCGCCCCGGGCGCGTCCCCATCGGCGCTCCACAGGAAGCGCGGCGTGGGTCCGGGCACCATGGGCGGCGGGCCCGCGTCTGCCGGAATGCCGGGGGAGAGCAGGTCCACCCGCGCCGAGTAGCCCACGGTGATCCGCAACTCGTCGCTGTCGAGGACGGCGCCCTGCGTCGAACGCACGGTGACGGTGAACAGGTAGGTGCCCGCCGGCAGCCGGCCGCTCTGCAATCCGGCCTCGTCCAGCAGGTTCTCGTTGACGGAGAAGTCGGTGAGGGCGAACTCGCCGCCGTCCGTCGACAGGTCGCGGGTGGTCAGGTGCCGGACGGGGTCGCGCGGGACGAACGGGTCCGTCGTGCCGCGGAAGATCTCCAGCGGCCGCGGAGTTTCCCGCGCGACCCGCACCTCCATCACCACCGGGCGGGATGCGTCCTGGCTGATGAGGGTGATGCCCAGCAGGTCCGGCCGCACCCCGGGGCTGCCGGGGAGAAGGTCGGAGACGAAGATGGCCTCCACCGGCGCGAGCCGGCGGATGGAAACCTGCACCTGTGCCGAGCAAGGCGCGGGGGCCAGGCCCGCCCAACTGGTGGCGAGCACCAGCGCGGCGAAGGCGCGAACGAAGACACGCATGAAGGCCGTCGGAGGGAAAGAGAAGACGAACGAAGGAAGGATGGGCGGCGGATCGTGCTGCTTCCACGGCGCGTCGCAGCGATAGGATAGTCGGCACCCCGCCCGGAGCCAAGGTTTTTCTTCCGGGGATGGGGGAGTGCGCCGGCGATCCGCACCGCCTCGATAGCCATCATCGTTGCACCGTGTTCAGCGCGTGCCTACCTTGGCGGCGGATGTGCTCCATCCCCACGCCACCCCTCCACGCCATCTTCCCCGCTGTCCATGATCCCTCCGCCCGGCCTGACCGCCACCTGTTGGGGCACCCGCGGCTCCATTCCCGCGCCGGGGCCAGACACCGTGCGCTACGGCGGCAACACGCCGTGCCTGGAGGTGCAGGCGCAAGGCCGCCGCTACATCTTCGACGCGGGGACGGGAATCCGCGCGCTCAGCCGCGCCCTGCAGCCGGAGGAGCCGGTGGAGGCCGAGCTGTTCCTGACGCACTTCCACTGGGACCACGTGCAGGGATTTCCCTTCTGCGGCCAGCTCTACCACGCCGACTCCCGCATCCGCGTTCACGGTCCGCCCCAGGACGGCGTAGGCGTCGCCAGCGTGCTCGCCGGGATCATGGCGCCGGCGTACTTCCCCGTGCCGCTGGACGCGCTGGCCGCGGGGGTGGAGTTCGTGGATGTAGACACGGCGCCGTGGACCGATGGAGCGGTGGAGGTGGATGCGCTGCGC
The sequence above is drawn from the Longimicrobium sp. genome and encodes:
- a CDS encoding FecR family protein; this translates as MRRSILAAAAAILVLGAVPGRALAQQPEVALVYRLLQEGQMVINPAAGGERRAQLGDRLRNRDVVATSANTRAALRFTDDGSILRINPGSQVRLTSGDERGAVVRTLQLEFGEVWARVNRRNGSEFRIQTPAGVAAVKGTEFLVRIDSAGGTVVITLEGVVEFFNQAGRTDVGAGQQASAGSPSDAPEARRATREELRRAEEVGGEDAADAGRATWVEVQLQHADGRVRTLMMQVPADALRGRVQGTP
- a CDS encoding MBL fold metallo-hydrolase; this translates as MIPPPGLTATCWGTRGSIPAPGPDTVRYGGNTPCLEVQAQGRRYIFDAGTGIRALSRALQPEEPVEAELFLTHFHWDHVQGFPFCGQLYHADSRIRVHGPPQDGVGVASVLAGIMAPAYFPVPLDALAAGVEFVDVDTAPWTDGAVEVDALRVCHPGFTCGYRLRTGGASLAYVPDNELREADAAQYRQMVEWAAGVDLLVHDAMWRDDEYARYRGWGHGSVGDAVRLAEDAGARRLLLFHYAPERRDDELDDIVSEVRRGLAERGSALRVDPACEGVAISLCRGDA